The Streptomyces sp. NBC_01197 genome window below encodes:
- the pdxS gene encoding pyridoxal 5'-phosphate synthase lyase subunit PdxS encodes MSSTHPTTSPAETPATGTARVKRGMAEQLKGGVIMDVVDAEQAKIAEDAGAVAVMALERVPADIRKDGGVARMSDPNMIEEIIAAVSIPVMAKSRIGHFVEAQVLQSLGVDYIDESEVLTPADEVNHSDKFAFTTPFVCGATNLGEALRRIAEGAAMIRSKGEAGTGNVVEAVRHLRQIKNEIARLRGYDNNELYAAAKDLRAPYELVKEVAGLGKLPVVLFSAGGVATPADAALMRQLGAEGVFVGSGIFKSGDPAKRAAAIVRATTFFDDPKIIADASRNLGEAMVGINCDTLPESERYANRGW; translated from the coding sequence GTGTCCAGTACGCACCCCACCACTTCCCCCGCCGAGACCCCGGCGACCGGCACCGCGCGCGTCAAGCGCGGCATGGCCGAGCAGCTCAAGGGCGGCGTGATCATGGATGTGGTCGACGCCGAGCAGGCGAAGATCGCCGAGGACGCGGGCGCCGTGGCCGTCATGGCGCTGGAGCGGGTCCCCGCCGACATCCGCAAGGACGGCGGAGTGGCCCGGATGTCCGACCCGAACATGATCGAAGAGATCATCGCGGCCGTCTCCATCCCGGTCATGGCCAAGTCGCGTATCGGCCACTTCGTCGAGGCCCAGGTACTGCAGTCGCTCGGCGTCGACTACATCGACGAGTCCGAGGTGCTGACCCCGGCCGACGAGGTCAACCACAGCGACAAGTTCGCCTTCACGACGCCGTTCGTCTGCGGCGCCACCAACCTGGGCGAGGCCCTGCGCAGGATCGCCGAGGGCGCGGCCATGATCCGCTCCAAGGGTGAGGCCGGTACCGGCAACGTCGTCGAGGCCGTCCGTCACCTGCGCCAGATCAAGAACGAGATCGCCCGGCTGCGCGGCTACGACAACAACGAGCTCTACGCGGCGGCCAAGGACCTGCGTGCCCCGTACGAGCTGGTCAAGGAGGTCGCCGGGCTCGGCAAGCTGCCCGTCGTCCTCTTCTCGGCAGGCGGTGTCGCGACCCCCGCCGACGCGGCGCTGATGCGCCAGCTCGGCGCCGAGGGTGTCTTCGTCGGCTCCGGCATCTTCAAGTCCGGCGACCCGGCCAAGCGCGCCGCCGCCATCGTCAGGGCCACCACGTTCTTCGACGACCCGAAGATCATCGCGGACGCCTCCCGCAACCTGGGCGAGGCCATGGTCGGCATCAACTGCGACACCCTTCCCGAGTCCGAGCGTTACGCGAACCGGGGCTGGTGA
- the pdxT gene encoding pyridoxal 5'-phosphate synthase glutaminase subunit PdxT: MGTPVIGVLALQGDVREHLAALGAAGAQAGPVRRPEELDELDGLVIPGGESTTMSKLATLFGMLGPLRERIAAGLPVYGTCAGMIMLADKILDPRSGQETFGGIEMIVRRNAFGRQNESFEAAVDIPGIPGGPVEGVFIRAPWVESVGAGVQVLAEHGGHIVAVRQGRVLATSFHPELTGDHRVHRYFADMVRDAR, translated from the coding sequence ATGGGCACTCCCGTCATCGGCGTCCTCGCTCTCCAGGGCGACGTGCGGGAGCACCTGGCCGCGCTGGGTGCCGCAGGCGCCCAGGCCGGTCCGGTCCGGCGTCCCGAGGAGCTGGACGAGCTCGACGGCCTGGTCATCCCGGGCGGCGAGTCCACCACGATGTCCAAACTGGCCACCCTGTTCGGGATGCTGGGGCCGCTGCGCGAGCGCATCGCGGCCGGGCTGCCGGTATACGGGACGTGCGCCGGAATGATCATGCTCGCCGACAAGATCCTCGACCCCCGGTCGGGCCAGGAGACGTTCGGCGGGATCGAGATGATCGTCCGGCGCAACGCCTTCGGACGCCAGAACGAGTCCTTCGAGGCGGCCGTCGACATCCCCGGGATCCCCGGCGGCCCCGTCGAGGGTGTCTTCATCCGGGCGCCCTGGGTCGAGTCGGTGGGCGCCGGGGTCCAGGTCCTCGCGGAGCACGGCGGCCATATCGTCGCGGTGCGCCAGGGCCGCGTCCTGGCCACGTCGTTCCACCCGGAGCTGACCGGGGACCACCGTGTGCACCGGTACTTCGCGGACATGGTGCGCGACGCCCGGTGA
- a CDS encoding YebC/PmpR family DNA-binding transcriptional regulator, with amino-acid sequence MSGHSKWATTKHKKAVVDAKRGKLFAKMIKNIEVAARTGGADVSGNPTLFDAIQKAKKSSVPNKNIDSAVKRGAGLEAGGADYETIMYEGYGPNGVAVLIECLTDNRNRAASDVRVAMTRNGGNMADPGSVSYLFNRKGVVVVPKSGLTEDDILGAVLDAGAEEVNDLGESFEVLSEATDMVAVRTALQDAGIDYDSAEANFMPTMQVELDEEGARKIFKLIDALEDSDDVQNVFANFDVSDEVMEKIDA; translated from the coding sequence ATGTCCGGCCACTCTAAATGGGCTACGACGAAGCACAAGAAGGCCGTGGTTGACGCCAAGCGCGGCAAGCTCTTCGCGAAGATGATCAAGAACATCGAGGTTGCGGCCCGCACGGGCGGTGCCGACGTGTCCGGCAATCCGACCCTCTTCGACGCCATCCAGAAGGCCAAGAAGAGCTCGGTGCCGAACAAGAACATCGACTCCGCGGTCAAGCGTGGTGCCGGTCTCGAAGCCGGTGGCGCCGACTACGAGACGATCATGTACGAGGGCTACGGACCGAACGGTGTCGCGGTGCTCATCGAGTGCCTCACCGACAACCGCAACCGTGCCGCTTCCGACGTGCGCGTCGCGATGACCCGCAACGGCGGCAACATGGCCGACCCGGGCTCCGTGTCGTACCTGTTCAACCGCAAGGGCGTCGTGGTCGTCCCCAAGAGTGGACTCACCGAGGACGACATCCTGGGCGCGGTGCTCGACGCCGGCGCCGAGGAGGTCAACGACCTGGGCGAGTCCTTCGAGGTGCTCTCCGAGGCCACCGACATGGTCGCGGTCCGCACCGCGCTCCAGGACGCGGGCATCGACTACGACTCGGCCGAGGCCAACTTCATGCCGACCATGCAGGTCGAGCTGGACGAAGAGGGCGCCCGCAAGATCTTCAAGCTGATCGACGCGCTGGAGGACAGCGACGACGTGCAGAACGTCTTCGCCAACTTCGACGTCTCGGACGAGGTCATGGAGAAGATCGACGCCTGA
- the ruvC gene encoding crossover junction endodeoxyribonuclease RuvC, producing MRVLGVDPGLTRCGVGVVEGVAGRSLTMLGVGVVRTPADAELGQRLVAIERGIEAWLDQHRPEVVAVERVFSQHNVRTVMGTAQASAVAMLCASRRGIPVALHTPSEVKAAVSGSGRADKAQVGAMVTRLLRLDAPPRPADAADALALAICHIWRAPAQNRLQQAVAAHRTLKGRTA from the coding sequence GTGCGGGTACTGGGGGTGGACCCGGGGCTGACGCGCTGCGGCGTCGGCGTCGTCGAGGGCGTGGCCGGCCGGTCGCTGACCATGCTCGGGGTCGGGGTCGTCCGGACGCCGGCCGACGCGGAGCTGGGGCAGCGTCTTGTCGCCATCGAGCGCGGCATCGAGGCGTGGCTGGACCAGCACCGGCCCGAAGTCGTCGCCGTCGAGCGGGTGTTCAGCCAGCACAACGTCAGGACGGTGATGGGCACCGCACAGGCCAGCGCCGTCGCGATGCTCTGCGCGTCCCGCCGCGGCATCCCCGTAGCCCTGCACACCCCCAGCGAGGTCAAGGCTGCCGTCTCCGGCAGCGGCAGGGCCGACAAGGCCCAGGTCGGGGCGATGGTGACCCGGCTGCTGCGGCTGGACGCACCACCCCGCCCGGCGGACGCGGCCGACGCCCTGGCACTCGCCATCTGCCACATCTGGCGCGCTCCCGCCCAGAACAGGCTCCAGCAGGCCGTCGCCGCCCACCGCACGCTGAAAGGCCGTACCGCATGA
- the ruvA gene encoding Holliday junction branch migration protein RuvA: MIAFVSGPVAALAPTTAVIEVGGIGMSVQCAPDTLSALRIGQQAKLATSLVVREDSLTLYGFADDDERQTFELLQTASGVGPRLAQAMLAVHSPDALRLAVSSGDEKSLTAVPGIGKKGAQKLLLELKDRLGAPLGTGGAHLAAQRTASGPAPWSEQLHSALVGLGYAPRDAEEAVAAVTPQAEAAAEPNVGALLKAALQTLNRAR, encoded by the coding sequence ATGATCGCCTTCGTCTCCGGACCGGTGGCCGCCCTGGCCCCGACCACCGCCGTCATCGAGGTCGGCGGGATCGGCATGTCGGTCCAGTGCGCACCCGACACGCTCTCCGCCCTGCGCATCGGCCAGCAGGCCAAGCTCGCCACCTCCCTCGTCGTACGGGAGGACTCCCTCACGCTCTACGGCTTCGCCGACGACGACGAACGCCAGACCTTCGAACTGCTCCAGACCGCGAGCGGCGTCGGCCCCCGGCTCGCCCAGGCCATGCTCGCCGTGCACTCGCCGGACGCCCTGCGGCTCGCCGTCTCCAGCGGTGACGAGAAATCGCTCACCGCCGTACCGGGCATCGGCAAGAAGGGCGCCCAGAAGCTCCTCCTGGAGCTCAAGGACCGGCTCGGAGCCCCACTCGGCACCGGCGGCGCGCACCTCGCGGCTCAGCGCACCGCGTCCGGACCCGCACCGTGGAGCGAGCAGCTGCACTCCGCGCTGGTCGGCCTCGGCTACGCACCGCGGGACGCGGAGGAGGCCGTCGCCGCTGTAACCCCGCAGGCCGAGGCCGCCGCCGAGCCCAACGTCGGCGCGCTCCTCAAGGCCGCCCTGCAGACCCTCAACCGCGCCCGCTGA
- the ruvB gene encoding Holliday junction branch migration DNA helicase RuvB has product MLPPQNEWDDTAPDTEERLVGADADGEDQAVEAALRPKDLDEFVGQEKVRLQLDLVLRAARQRGATADHVLLSGAPGLGKTTLSMIIAAEMGAPIRITSGPAIQHAGDLAAILSSLQEGEVLFLDEIHRMSRPAEEMLYMAMEDFRVDVVVGKGPGATAIPLELPPFTLVGATTRAGLLPPPLRDRFGFTGHMEFYEPAELERVIHRSARLLDVEIGEDGAGEIAGRSRGTPRIANRLLRRVRDYAQVEADGVITREIARTALAVYEVDARGLDRLDRAVLQALLKLFGGGPVGLSTLAVAVGEERETVEEVAEPFLVREGLLARTPRGRVATPAAWAHLGLVPPQGGVGGAAGKGQAGLFGA; this is encoded by the coding sequence ATGCTGCCTCCTCAGAACGAGTGGGACGACACCGCCCCCGACACCGAAGAGCGCCTGGTGGGAGCCGACGCCGACGGTGAGGACCAGGCTGTCGAAGCCGCACTGCGCCCGAAGGACCTGGACGAGTTCGTTGGCCAGGAGAAGGTCAGACTCCAGCTCGACCTGGTCCTGCGGGCGGCCAGGCAGCGCGGCGCCACCGCCGACCATGTGCTGCTCTCCGGCGCCCCGGGCCTCGGCAAGACCACTCTCTCGATGATCATCGCGGCCGAGATGGGCGCTCCCATCCGGATCACGTCAGGTCCCGCGATCCAGCACGCCGGGGATCTGGCCGCGATCCTCTCGTCCCTCCAGGAGGGCGAGGTCCTCTTCCTCGACGAGATCCACCGCATGTCCAGGCCCGCCGAGGAAATGCTCTACATGGCGATGGAGGACTTCCGGGTCGACGTCGTCGTCGGCAAGGGGCCGGGCGCCACCGCCATCCCGCTGGAGCTGCCGCCCTTCACCCTGGTCGGCGCGACCACCCGGGCGGGCCTGCTGCCGCCGCCGCTGCGCGACCGCTTCGGCTTCACCGGGCACATGGAGTTCTACGAACCGGCCGAGCTGGAGCGCGTCATCCACCGCTCGGCCCGGCTGCTCGACGTCGAGATCGGCGAGGACGGCGCCGGGGAGATCGCCGGACGCTCCCGCGGCACCCCCCGGATCGCCAACCGGCTGCTGCGCCGGGTCCGCGACTACGCCCAGGTGGAGGCCGACGGGGTGATCACCCGGGAGATCGCCCGTACGGCGCTCGCGGTGTACGAGGTTGACGCCCGCGGACTCGACCGGCTGGACCGTGCGGTGCTCCAGGCCCTGCTCAAGCTGTTCGGGGGCGGTCCCGTGGGACTCTCCACACTCGCCGTGGCGGTGGGTGAGGAGCGAGAGACGGTCGAGGAGGTCGCCGAGCCGTTCCTGGTACGTGAGGGCTTGCTGGCCCGTACCCCGCGCGGCCGGGTGGCCACCCCCGCCGCCTGGGCGCACCTGGGGCTCGTACCTCCGCAGGGTGGTGTGGGAGGCGCTGCGGGAAAGGGACAAGCGGGTCTGTTCGGGGCGTGA
- the yajC gene encoding preprotein translocase subunit YajC, translating into MSLVTLLPFIVLIGAMFLMTRSAKRKQQAAATMRNEMQPGTGVRTIGGMYATVKEINEDSVLLEIAPGVHAVYGKNAIGAVLDDAEYNRIVHGETAIVPDDASSLTELDEAAKVDLGKHDVPDADAASSDDAEDADQAEATSEDKADKAEKKNDGEGEAK; encoded by the coding sequence GTGAGTCTCGTGACCCTCCTCCCCTTCATCGTGCTCATCGGGGCCATGTTCCTGATGACCCGGTCCGCCAAGCGCAAGCAGCAGGCGGCTGCGACGATGCGCAATGAGATGCAGCCCGGCACCGGCGTCCGGACGATCGGGGGCATGTACGCCACCGTCAAGGAGATCAACGAGGACTCGGTCCTCCTGGAGATCGCGCCCGGCGTCCACGCCGTCTACGGCAAGAACGCGATCGGCGCGGTCCTCGACGACGCGGAGTACAACCGCATCGTCCACGGCGAGACCGCCATCGTTCCCGACGACGCCTCCTCGCTGACCGAGCTCGACGAGGCCGCCAAGGTCGACCTGGGCAAGCACGACGTCCCGGACGCCGACGCCGCCTCCTCCGACGACGCCGAGGACGCCGACCAGGCCGAGGCCACGTCCGAGGACAAGGCCGACAAGGCCGAGAAGAAGAACGACGGCGAGGGCGAAGCGAAGTAG
- the secD gene encoding protein translocase subunit SecD — protein sequence MAAPNKGRRQTGSQGKPGRSLALILIAMVALVGGMFWAKQVTPRLGIDLAGGTSITLQAKPQPGKPNAINQKNMDTAVSIIERRVNGLGVSEAEVQTQGKDQILVNIPKGTNEKQARQQVGTTAQLYFRPVVTVAAGKPTPAGKPSTTPSPSASSKSKATDKSSSSSKKSTSSPQGRAVTDALKSGPTPNPSTPPQSSPTPSTADSAAAAKLEKKFAALDCSTKAGRAKAGGDNVKPSDPTVACSQSGDAKYILDAAAVDGTDVSGAKAVIDQQQGQWIVQMDFTSKGSKKFQAITSKLSKQQSPQNQFAIALDGAVVSAPSVSQTLSGSAQISGSFTQQSAEDLGNVLSYGALPLSFKEETVTTVTAALGGEQLQAGLIAGAIGLALVIIYLVAYYRGLSFIAILSLLVSAILTYSLMSLLGKGIGFALNLPAVCGAIVAIGITADSFIVYFERIRDEIREGRTLRPAVERAWPRARRTILVSDFVSFLAAAVLYIVTVGKVQGFAFTLGLTTLLDVVVVFLFTKPVMTLLARKKFFSSGHPWSGLDPKRLGAKPPLRRSRGASTVSSAPTDPKEA from the coding sequence GTGGCAGCACCGAACAAGGGCCGAAGGCAGACGGGGTCCCAGGGCAAGCCCGGGCGGTCCCTGGCCCTGATCCTGATCGCCATGGTTGCGCTCGTCGGCGGGATGTTCTGGGCGAAACAGGTCACGCCGCGTCTCGGCATCGACCTCGCGGGCGGTACGAGCATCACGCTCCAGGCCAAGCCCCAGCCGGGCAAGCCCAACGCGATCAACCAGAAGAACATGGACACCGCGGTCAGCATCATCGAGCGCCGTGTCAATGGACTCGGGGTCTCCGAGGCCGAGGTTCAGACGCAGGGCAAGGACCAGATTCTCGTCAACATCCCCAAGGGGACGAACGAGAAGCAGGCCAGGCAGCAGGTCGGTACCACCGCCCAGCTGTACTTCCGCCCTGTGGTGACGGTCGCAGCGGGCAAGCCCACGCCCGCCGGCAAGCCTTCCACCACGCCCTCCCCGAGCGCCTCGTCGAAGTCCAAGGCCACCGACAAGTCGTCCTCGTCCTCGAAGAAGTCCACCTCGTCCCCCCAGGGCCGTGCGGTCACCGACGCGCTGAAGTCCGGCCCCACGCCCAACCCGTCGACGCCTCCGCAGTCCAGCCCCACCCCGTCGACCGCCGACTCCGCGGCCGCCGCCAAGCTGGAGAAGAAGTTCGCCGCGCTCGACTGCTCCACCAAGGCCGGCCGCGCCAAGGCCGGCGGCGACAACGTCAAGCCCAGCGACCCGACCGTGGCGTGCAGCCAGTCCGGTGACGCGAAGTACATCCTCGACGCCGCCGCCGTGGACGGCACCGATGTCTCCGGCGCCAAGGCCGTCATCGACCAGCAGCAGGGCCAGTGGATCGTCCAGATGGACTTCACGAGCAAGGGCTCGAAGAAGTTCCAGGCGATCACCAGCAAGCTCTCGAAGCAGCAGTCCCCGCAGAACCAGTTCGCCATCGCGCTGGACGGCGCAGTCGTCTCGGCCCCCAGCGTGAGCCAGACGCTCAGCGGCAGCGCCCAGATCTCCGGCAGCTTCACCCAGCAGTCGGCCGAGGACCTCGGCAACGTGCTGTCCTACGGCGCGCTCCCGCTCTCCTTCAAGGAGGAGACGGTCACCACCGTGACCGCGGCGCTCGGCGGCGAGCAGCTCCAGGCGGGCCTCATCGCCGGTGCGATCGGCCTCGCGCTGGTCATCATCTACCTGGTGGCCTACTACCGCGGCCTGTCGTTCATCGCGATCCTCAGCCTCCTGGTCTCCGCGATCCTCACGTACTCACTGATGTCGCTGCTCGGCAAGGGCATCGGCTTCGCACTCAACCTGCCCGCGGTGTGTGGTGCGATCGTTGCGATCGGTATCACCGCGGACTCGTTCATCGTCTACTTCGAACGCATCCGTGACGAGATCCGCGAGGGCCGTACGCTGCGGCCCGCCGTCGAGCGTGCCTGGCCGCGCGCCCGGCGCACCATCCTGGTCTCGGACTTCGTGTCGTTCCTGGCCGCGGCCGTGCTGTACATCGTGACGGTCGGCAAGGTGCAGGGCTTCGCGTTCACGCTGGGTCTGACCACGCTGCTCGACGTCGTCGTGGTCTTCCTCTTCACCAAGCCGGTCATGACGCTGCTGGCCCGGAAGAAGTTCTTCTCCAGCGGCCACCCGTGGTCCGGACTCGACCCGAAGCGACTCGGCGCCAAACCGCCGCTCCGCCGCTCGCGCGGTGCCTCCACCGTCTCCTCCGCTCCCACCGACCCGAAGGAGGCGTGA
- the secF gene encoding protein translocase subunit SecF: MSRLGSMGARLYRGEVGYDFVAKRKIWYGISILITITAIVGLAVRGLNLGIEFQGGAVFTTTQSSSVSVTRAQGVAEQLSGHDASVQKLGNGGMRIQVSGIDTATADKIHGSLAKDLNLPIDKIAADVVGPSWGATIANKAWEGLAIFMILVVVYLAIAFEWRMALAALVALIHDLTITVGIYALVGFEVTEGTVIGLLTILGYSLYDTVVVFDGLKEASKDLKKQTRFTYSEIANRSLNGTLVRSINTTVVALLPVAGLLFIGGGFLGAGMLNDISLALFVGLAAGAYSSIFIATPLVADLKERDPAMKALKKRVLAKRAAAAAKGEPSDTDDDTLQPEDGVPGAPAPAGAVAGSRRAPAPRGRGRTQGKRR, encoded by the coding sequence ATGTCGCGACTCGGCAGCATGGGCGCCCGGCTGTACCGCGGCGAGGTCGGCTACGACTTCGTGGCCAAGCGCAAGATCTGGTACGGCATCTCGATCCTGATCACCATCACGGCCATCGTCGGCCTCGCGGTGCGCGGTCTGAACCTGGGCATCGAGTTCCAGGGCGGCGCGGTCTTCACCACCACCCAGAGCAGCAGCGTCTCCGTGACGCGCGCCCAGGGCGTGGCGGAGCAGCTCTCCGGACATGACGCGTCCGTCCAGAAGCTCGGCAACGGGGGCATGCGGATCCAGGTCTCCGGGATCGACACCGCCACGGCCGACAAGATCCACGGCTCGCTGGCCAAGGACCTGAACCTCCCGATCGACAAGATCGCCGCCGACGTGGTCGGTCCCAGCTGGGGCGCGACGATCGCCAACAAGGCCTGGGAAGGCCTGGCGATCTTCATGATCCTGGTGGTGGTCTATCTGGCCATCGCCTTCGAGTGGCGGATGGCCCTCGCCGCCCTGGTCGCCCTGATCCACGACCTCACGATCACGGTCGGGATCTACGCGCTCGTCGGCTTCGAGGTCACCGAGGGCACGGTGATCGGTCTGCTGACCATCCTCGGTTACTCGCTCTACGACACCGTGGTGGTCTTCGACGGTCTCAAGGAAGCGTCGAAGGACCTCAAGAAGCAGACCCGCTTCACCTACAGCGAGATCGCCAACCGCAGCCTCAACGGCACCCTGGTGCGTTCCATCAACACCACGGTCGTCGCGCTGCTCCCGGTGGCGGGCCTGCTCTTCATCGGCGGCGGTTTCCTCGGCGCCGGCATGCTGAACGACATCTCGCTCGCGCTGTTCGTGGGTCTCGCGGCCGGAGCGTACTCCTCGATCTTCATCGCCACCCCGCTCGTCGCCGACCTCAAGGAACGCGACCCCGCGATGAAGGCCCTCAAGAAGCGGGTGCTCGCCAAGCGGGCGGCCGCCGCTGCGAAGGGCGAGCCGTCCGACACGGACGACGACACCCTCCAGCCGGAGGACGGTGTCCCGGGCGCCCCGGCCCCGGCCGGCGCCGTGGCCGGCAGCCGGCGTGCTCCTGCCCCGCGGGGCCGCGGTCGCACCCAGGGGAAGCGCCGATGA